One Watersipora subatra chromosome 4, tzWatSuba1.1, whole genome shotgun sequence genomic window carries:
- the LOC137393590 gene encoding chymotrypsinogen A-like, with the protein MARIGCEVFIATWVACLIASSRSDTSQSLQSLLEQEEVELCSYLGGDCMVGYCRRELRHRWGIPLCQNSKICCTKEPTTLSPVTTTMSNRVPTRAEVLNQCRSQHGVCHAWYNNCTEGEVVQLECDHVWQSCCLPTVQPSLRVESTAALPVPPAVPQSSREQSLKLGQCGQQVRTPRQKRIIGGSLSPPGTWPWHVGISSALGHVYCAGTVIDRKWILTAAHCFKKIKDFSRQRVFSRNRDDGTQKTYSIKRIVKHSLYEEHNHSEMIDHSHKYDIALVELNDHIEFNDYIQPVCLPSTDDAFEERACWLAGWGSTRYNSTEDTLRLRQVRGSVLSSSACKAHWGNLVDSKMLCFGNDHRGGCAGDSGGGLFCENAKGRYVIAGVISWGSADCNQRATVLTNISPYHDWIKTTLKV; encoded by the exons ATGGCTCGGATCGGCTGTGAAGTATTCATAGCAACATGGGTAGCCTGCCTCATAG CGTCGAGTCGGAGTGACACGAGCCAATCATTACAAAGCCTGCTCGAACAGGAAGAGGTGGAGCTATGCAGTTATTTGGGCGGAGACTGCATGGTCGGCTACTGCCGCAGGGAGCTAAGACATCGCTGGGGCATTCCATTGTGTCAGAACTCAAAGATATGTTGTACCAAAGAGCCGACAACATTGTCACCTGTAACAA CTACGATGTCGAATCGGGTGCCTACTAGAGCAGAGGTCTTGAATCAATGTAGGAGCCAGCATGGTGTTTGCCACGCGTGGTATAACAACTGCACTG AGGGAGAAGTTGTTCAGTTGGAATGTGATCATGTTTGGCAGTCGTGTTGCTTACCAACAGTTCAACCATCTTTGCGGGTAGAAAGTACGGCAGCCTTACCTGTGCCACCAGCGGTACCCCAATCATCTAGAGAGCAAAGCCTAAAGCTAG GTCAATGTGGGCAGCAAGTTCGAACTCCAAGGCAAAAAAGAATTATAGGAGGTAGTCTGTCACCACCTGGAACTTGGCCATGGCAtgttggcataagctcagcttTAGGACATGTTTACTGCGCTGGCACCGTGATAGACAGGAAATGGATACTTACTGCTGCTCACTGTTTTAAAAA GATAAAAGATTTCTCCAGGCAGCGAGTTTTTTCTAGAAATAGAGACGATGGTACCCAGAAAACCTATTCAATTAAAAGAATAGTAAAG CATTCGCTATACGAGGAGCATAACCACTCAGAGATGATTGACCACTCCCATAAATATGACATTGCTTTGGTCGAGCTTAACGACCATATTGAATTCAACGACTACATACAACCTGTATGCTTGCCTTCAACAGATGATGCGTTTGAGGAACGAGCCTGCTGGCTGGCGGGTTGGGGTTCCACCAGGTACAACAGCACAG AAGATACATTGCGGTTGAGGCAAGTGAGAGGTTCTGTCTTGTCAAGCTCTGCATGCAAAGCTCATTGGGGGAACCTTGTGGATAGCAAAATGCTGTGTTTTGGCAACGATCATCGTGGTGGATGCGCA GGAGATTCTGGTGGAGGTCTTTTCTGTGAGAACGCAAAGGGAAGGTATGTCATAGCTGGAGTAATATCATGGGGCAGCGCTGACTGCAACCAGCGAGCCACAGTCTTGACCAACATCTCTCCTTATCACGATTGGATAAAAACAACACTCAAGGTTTAA